A part of Brassica rapa cultivar Chiifu-401-42 chromosome A05, CAAS_Brap_v3.01, whole genome shotgun sequence genomic DNA contains:
- the LOC103870290 gene encoding glycerol-3-phosphate acyltransferase 5, giving the protein MVMEETSRTTSPYSVVSECEGTLLKSNDPFSYFMLLAFDASGVIRFAILLFLWPVTTLLNVFSYKNAALKLMIFVATAGLRESDIELVSRIVLPKFYMDDLSMDTWKVFSSCKKRIVVTRMPRVMVEWFAKEHLSAQEVIGTELIVNRFGFLTGLIQETDIDTIVLNRVASLFVDRKPHLGLGRRPALSNSTTFLSLCEEQIHESNKWNQQVEVQPPKPVIFHDGGLVKRPTPATALTSLIWFPFGIILAVIRILGVFVLPMWLIPYVISLSGCRVTVKGKPPHTAGNSGGVLFVCNHITTIDPVVISYALGHTTPIVVIFHLSRFYDILSPVPIVRFTRNRDVDAAKMKQELAKGDLVVCPEGTICHQPFLLRFSALFAELTDRIVPVAISCRFGFFRRTLKSWNGFNLILLFMNPTLDYEITFLDQLPLEATCSSGKSPYDVANNVQRVLADTLGFECTELGRKAKYNILTF; this is encoded by the exons ATGGTGATGGAGGAGACATCAAGAACGACGTCGCCTTATTCAGTTGTATCAGAGTGTGAAGGAACACTACTAAAGAGCAATGATCCATTCTCTTACTTCATGCTCCTTGCCTTTGACGCCTCTGGTGTAATCCGTTTCGCCATCTTGCTGTTTCTCTGGCCCGTAACCACACTTCTTAACGTCTTCAGCTACAAAAACGCCGCTCTCAAGCTCATGATCTTTGTAGCGACGGCTGGTCTCCGCGAATCAGATATCGAGCTGGTGTCTAGAATCGTCTTGCCTAAGTTTTACATGGATGATTTGAGCATGGACACGTGGAAGGTTTTCAGCTCGTGCAAGAAAAGGATCGTGGTGACTAGGATGCCTCGAGTTATGGTGGAGTGGTTCGCTAAGGAGCATCTTAGTGCGCAAGAGGTCATCGGCACAGAGCTAATCGTGAACCGATTTGGTTTTCTCACCGGTTTGATTCAGGAAACTGATATCGATACAATTGTTTTAAACCGTGTCGCAAGCTTGTTTGTTGACAGGAAGCCTCACCTAGGTCTTGGAAGACGACCAGCTTTGTCGAATTCTACAACATTCTTATCGTTATGTGAG GAGCAAATTCATGAATCGAATAAGTGGAACCAACAAGTTGAGGTGCAGCCGCCCAAACCGGTGATCTTCCACGATGGAGGTCTCGTGAAGCGACCAACACCAGCCACTGCTCTCACCAGTCTCATCTGGTTCCCCTTTGGTATCATTCTTGCAGTGATACGGATCCTTGGTGTGTTCGTTCTCCCAATGTGGCTCATACCTTACGTCATTAGCTTATCAGGCTGCCGAGTCACCGTGAAGGGAAAGCCTCCGCACACTGCTGGAAACTCTGGTGGCGTACTCTTTGTATGTAATCACATAACTACGATAGACCCTGTTGTGATATCTTATGCCCTCGGACATACCACCCCTATCGTTGTAATATTCCACCTCTCGCGGTTTTATGATATCTTGTCTCCGGTCCCCATCGTACGGTTCACCAGAAACCGTGATGTCGATGCAGCAAAGATGAAGCAAGAGCTGGCTAAAGGAGATCTAGTGGTCTGTCCCGAAGGAACCATTTGCCATCAACCATTCTTGCTCAG GTTTAGCGCTTTGTTCGCGGAGTTAACAGACAGAATCGTGCCCGTGGCCATTAGTTGCAGATTTGGATTCTTCCGAAGGACCCTAAAAAGTTGGAATGGTTTCAACTTGATCTTGTTATTCATGAACCCGACACTCGACTACGAGATTACGTTCCTTGACCAGCTTCCGTTAGAGGCCACGTGTTCATCTGGAAAAAGCCCATACGATGTGGCCAACAATGTTCAGAGAGTCTTGGCGGACACGCTAGGGTTTGAGTGCACTGAACTCGGGAGAAAGGCTAAGTACAATATTCTCACTTTTTAA